In a genomic window of Streptomyces sp. BHT-5-2:
- a CDS encoding acetoacetate decarboxylase family protein, whose amino-acid sequence MQDATAPTPTPSDQAYPDAPWILDGRIVLGQVTARRPITPTSGLRHLLDRRLLLFLGRYRQGTLDYSELVLAAYARRGLRPGLEIRHIWVDNEPALLGGVHIWGLPKKLATFDWSHHHVRVSDDHGPVTTLTWTPGRNVPGRLPVPLWFFGTRDGALLHTTAKARCRLTPARLTVDEWTDRLPALTSHRARLGAVCDPSRAIVPPARVLTHLPAPSTGADHHRQGV is encoded by the coding sequence ATGCAGGACGCAACCGCACCCACACCCACACCGTCGGACCAGGCATACCCGGACGCGCCATGGATCCTGGACGGGCGCATCGTACTGGGACAGGTGACCGCCCGCCGCCCGATCACCCCGACGAGCGGCCTGCGCCACCTCCTCGACCGCCGCCTGTTGCTGTTCCTCGGACGCTATCGGCAGGGCACGCTGGACTACAGCGAACTGGTACTGGCCGCCTACGCACGCCGGGGCCTGCGCCCGGGCCTGGAAATCCGCCACATCTGGGTCGACAACGAACCGGCACTCCTCGGCGGAGTCCACATCTGGGGCCTGCCGAAGAAGCTCGCCACCTTCGACTGGAGCCACCACCACGTCCGCGTCAGCGACGACCACGGCCCCGTCACCACCCTCACCTGGACACCGGGCAGGAACGTCCCGGGGCGACTGCCGGTGCCGCTCTGGTTCTTCGGCACCCGCGACGGCGCGCTGCTGCACACCACGGCCAAGGCCCGCTGCCGTCTCACCCCGGCCCGGTTGACGGTGGACGAGTGGACCGATCGGCTCCCCGCCCTCACCAGCCACCGAGCCCGGCTCGGCGCCGTCTGCGACCCCAGCCGCGCGATCGTCCCGCCGGCCCGCGTCCTGACCCACCTTCCCGCCCCCTCGACCGGCGCGGA